One Paenarthrobacter aurescens TC1 DNA window includes the following coding sequences:
- a CDS encoding hypothetical protein (identified by Glimmer2; putative), which translates to MTPAMIAEREIRLSFSKADEIHDGLDRAVDALIANAAADTNCGILVTRHEPGTYTVALDESVPFGQTHEVLAA; encoded by the coding sequence ATGACCCCTGCAATGATTGCAGAACGCGAGATTCGCCTGTCCTTTTCCAAGGCAGACGAGATCCACGACGGACTCGACCGCGCCGTGGATGCCCTGATTGCAAACGCAGCAGCAGACACTAACTGCGGCATACTGGTGACCCGGCACGAGCCCGGCACCTACACCGTGGCGCTGGACGAATCCGTTCCCTTCGGTCAGACCCACGAAGTCCTCGCTGCCTAA
- a CDS encoding hypothetical protein (identified by Glimmer2; putative) — protein sequence MMGIFVTPRSLFATQAPGRGKCSRTYGVRHVHANDVVGLTVNRSNNSIHNREHPQRGRSSMKARGAVLSRRSAHTATVTDWKTLKVGERVEVVKYAHVIAAGRIEEISSSGNVVWLEHAGPGVTEEGKELFMKSDGVTLRRA from the coding sequence TTGTTCGCAACGCAAGCACCGGGGCGTGGCAAATGTAGTAGAACTTATGGTGTACGTCACGTCCACGCCAACGATGTCGTGGGCTTGACGGTCAACCGTTCAAATAACTCAATACACAACAGAGAACATCCACAAAGGGGTAGAAGTTCAATGAAGGCACGCGGAGCAGTCCTGTCCAGGCGAAGCGCTCACACGGCTACGGTTACCGACTGGAAGACACTGAAAGTTGGCGAGCGGGTGGAAGTGGTCAAATACGCCCACGTGATTGCCGCCGGTCGGATCGAGGAGATTTCCAGCAGCGGAAATGTGGTGTGGCTTGAGCATGCAGGCCCCGGGGTTACCGAAGAGGGCAAGGAATTGTTCATGAAGTCCGACGGCGTCACTCTCCGCCGGGCCTAG
- a CDS encoding hypothetical protein (identified by Glimmer2; putative): MRTPLVQEKLAWVAGLAAVALGLAAHMVAGGSAPAIPVLLCLAALGCLAAQLLARWVHGPLLLLLLSGVAQQLLHLGFDAFGGYFPGSGILDHLHGGQATSPAAGAPANGAAPSGGSVHLMLYTHMAAAILTLLVASGVFKVAGLRSRRREGTDPALVRDSRP; encoded by the coding sequence ATGCGCACACCACTTGTGCAGGAGAAGTTGGCTTGGGTTGCAGGGCTGGCAGCTGTGGCCCTGGGCTTGGCTGCGCATATGGTCGCCGGAGGCAGCGCACCAGCCATACCCGTGCTCCTGTGCCTCGCCGCGCTCGGCTGCCTGGCCGCCCAACTGCTTGCCCGCTGGGTGCATGGGCCGTTGTTACTGCTGCTCCTGTCCGGCGTGGCCCAGCAGTTGCTGCATCTGGGCTTTGACGCCTTTGGCGGATACTTCCCCGGCAGCGGAATCCTGGATCACTTGCACGGCGGTCAGGCTACGTCTCCTGCCGCGGGTGCGCCGGCTAACGGTGCGGCCCCAAGTGGCGGCTCGGTCCACCTCATGCTCTACACGCACATGGCGGCGGCCATATTGACACTCTTGGTGGCGTCCGGGGTTTTCAAAGTGGCCGGGCTACGTTCGCGGCGGCGGGAAGGCACGGATCCCGCGCTTGTCCGAGACTCCCGCCCTTGA